The genomic DNA TCTGCGTCTGCTCTTGGCTCATCGAAATCGCCGTCCCCCGCTACTTCTTGTATTGCAGGCTCTTCACCCGCGGTAGCACCAGCATCCACGGTATCGGCCTCGATAGCCTCAGCCTTGTCCACGGCGCCCGGATACATGAGATCTACCGGGGAAGTGTAGGTCTCGTCGTAGTCATAAGCATCGCTCGCCACGGTGGAAACTGCCGGGGCACTAAATACCTCGGCCTCATCGGCGGCTACGTCCTCAGCATCGTCTTTAACGGCGTCGTCTTCATCATCCTCGAGCAGGACGTCATCAGCGTCGTCCGCATCAGTGGTGCCGGCGAATTCTTCGGCATTCGCGTGCTGCGATGCGGGAATAGCAGCGCCCTGCGACTCAGGCGCAGAATCGCTTTCTGTGGAAGTGGCTTCTTCGACCAGTTCCCCGTCGATAGTATCCGCATCTGCTGGGGACGCTTCTTCGTCAGCGACGGCAGAAGTATTAGGAACTGCACTGCTTCCAGTGCCAAAAGGCTGGGACTTGGCACGGCGAGCTGCGCCGGCAATGGTCACGGAGCGAGAAGGGGCCTGGGCAGGCTCGGTTGCAGTGTCCGCGTCATCGACATCCGCGGCCTCGACCATTTCGTAGTCTGTCTCGTCCACGTCGTCGCGTCGGTGGACATCATCGGCGCGCAGGCGCGGACGGCGCCGCCCGGCCACCTTGCCAGAATCACCTTCAAACAAGACGCGGGTATCTTCAAAGGCCTCGCCGGTATGACTCATAGGGCGGTTATTCCTGCCCATTAGCCATGGTGCAAGCACGAAGAGCCACACCACGATGATCGCGATAACCGGCACAGCTGTCGACACGAAAAAGACCTTCCCCTTGAATACAGATGGTGATTCCACCATAAACGGTGAAACCGCACCGTAACACCCAAAATTCGCCCAAATTACAATGTTGTGACTTATGTGAAAATTGAGGTCAAACTCTCAGAGTTCCGTAGGTCATTTCACGCCAACCGGCCAGCTTGACGCAGACGCTCAACGGCGCTGGAAGCGTAATCCTCTCTCACTAAAGCTACGTAATGATGGTCTTGCCACGCTCCGTTTATATGAAGATTGCGCCGCAGGTAGCCTTCGTGCCGGAACCCATTGGTGGCCAAAACCCGGCCTGAGGCTGGATTGTGCTCCAGATAGGTGGCGGTAACCCGATGCAGCCCCACGCGCCCAAAGGCATGGTCAACTCCCAAGGCGGTCGCGGCAGTAGCCACCCCGGCACCCTGCACGGCAGAATGGACCCAATAGCCAATCCAGCAGTCGCGAATGCTGCCATGCTGGATATTTCCCAAGGTCACCTGCCCTACAAACTGACCTTCTACCTCAATGACGAGCGGAACCACCAGCGCCTCCCGTGCGGCAGTGCGCAGATACATCAGATGATTCCACCATGCCTGCTGGCTATGCGCCGCATCCCAAGGCATGGTTTGGGTCGGCTCGACTGGGCGAAGAAACTCCTCGTCCTCGATGCGTTGGCGCCGCCAAGCGTGGCCATCGGAACGCAGAAGCGGGCGCAAACGCATGCGCGCCCCCGATGGAAACACAGCCGAGGAGGGAAGCTGCACGAACGGCGTTGCCTCCGGCCAACCGGGGTGCATGTCATCGGCGGGGCCGGTAGCAGGGTGGCGGAATTTGTCCGCCGCTGTGCCAAACGGATCAAGCATTAGCTGCGCTGGGTTAAAAACAAGACATCGACCACATCACCCGGGCGGATCTCCGTTACTTCTTCCGGCACGCGAATCATTGCGTTGGCCTCCGAAAGCCCTGCTAGCAGGTGCGCCGGGGCTCCTGCCGCACCACCGAGGCCTTCTACTAGGTAGTCAGCGGTTTCCGCATCTCGCATTAGGCGGGCACGGATGAAACCGCGGCGGCCGGGCCGGGAATCGATGTGGTTTAGTGCGCGGGCACGCACCACGCGCCGGTGCGCATTACGCTTGCCCAGCGCCAAGCGGATGAGCGGACGGATATATACTTCGAAAACCACAAGCGCGGATACTGGGTTGGAAGGCAATAAGAAGGTCGGTATGCGCTCCTCGCCTACCAAGCCAAATCCTTGGACGGAACCTGGATGCATGGCTACACGGGAGGTATCGATATCTCCCACATCATCGAGGATCTCGCGGATTGCCTCCGCGCCAGCACCGCCGACTGCGCCGGAGATGACCAGCACTTCGCTGCGGGCGATGTGCTTTTCCAACGCCTCGCGGATGCGACGCGGCTCGCCTTCGGCAATGCCCACGCGGTGCACCTCTGCCCCGGCTTCGCGTGCCGCTGCCGCCAAAGAGTAAGAATTAACGTCAAAGACTTGGCCTAAAGCTGGTTCCTGATCAAGGTCTACTAGCTCGCGGCCGAAGGAAATGATAGTGATGCGCGGGCGCGGATAAACCAATACCTTAGAGCGGCCCACCGCAGCCAGAAGGCCAATCTGGGCCGGGCCCAACACGGTTCCAGACGACACCGCCACGTCACCGGGTTGGATATCGTCACCCACTCGGCGCACAAAGTCACCGGAGCGCACTGGACGGTGAGCGGTAACTCGCTTCCGGCCACGGTCGGTCCACTCGAGGGGAAGGACGGCGTCGGCAAGCGTAGGCAATGGCGCACCCGTATACACTCGCACGGCTTGCTTGGGTTGCAGGCGCAGCGGCTGCTTTGAACCAGCCGGAACCTCGCCCACCACTGGTAAGGAACGCTCTACCTCCGGCCGCTGGGGCTCCGCATCCTCTTCGCCCTGCGCACGCTGCTCTTCCTGCCCTTTGGGAAGGCGTACCCTCAGGCCCCGCTCGCCGCCAATATCTACGGCGCGCACCGCATAGCCATCGATGGCTGCTTGCGGAAAGCCCGGCAGCGGCTGGTTAGCCTGCACCTCCTCTGCGCACATTAAGCCCAGCGCGTTGGAAATACCGATGCGCACCGGCTCCGGCGTTGTCGCCGCATCGGTTACCAGCGCCAACTGGTCATCAACTGAACGCATAAGGTCTATGCCCGCCCTTTCTTCGCTTCCGCGTCCTCGGCCCTTGGGAAACCTCCCTAGGCTAGGCCGTGCTCTTCCTCATACTCGGCCATAATCTGCTTAATCGCTTTATACAGCGCGGGACCGTACTTTTCATCGCGCAGGCCAAAATCCACGTTAGCGGGGATATAGCCGCCGGGATTGCCCAAATCATGGCGCTTTCCTTGGTGAACTACCACATGGACGGGCTCGCCTTCCTCGATGAGGAGCTCAATGGCATCGGTCAACTGCAGCTCGCCACCTTTGCCTGGCTTAATGCGGCGCAGGGCAGCAAAGATCTTGCGATCCAATAGGTAGCGACCGGTGGCCACCAGGTTAGACGGGGCATCTTCTACCGCCGGCTTTTCCACCATGCCCACAACCTTTTTCACGCCAGGGGCATCGGTGTCTTCCACGTCGAAGACACCGTAGTTATAGGTCTGCTCGCGCGGGACCTCGAAGGCACACAGCACGCTGCCGCCCAAAGCCGCGCGAACACGCGCCATGTCTGCCATGACGGTGGCAGGCAGCACAATGTCATCAGGGAGCATAACCGCGAAGGAGTCCTCGTCCTCACCAAGCACTTCTTCTGCAAGGCCCACCGCGTGTCCCAAGCCCAGCGGCTTTTCCTGCTCCACCGCAACGGGGTGAATGAGCTGGTTGGCGCGCTTAACCTTGGCCACCTGCTCGTTCTTGCCGCGGGATTCAAGGGTCTCTACCAGCTCGGGAAAAGCCTCGAAGTGGCGCATGACCTCTTGCTTATCCGGCGCGGTGATCACCGCGAGGCGGCGCGCACCCACAGAGGCTGCCTCCTCTGCAATGAGCTCAATGCCGGGAGTATCAACAACGGGCAACAGTTCCTTCGGAACCGTCTTGGTGGCGGGCAAAAATCGCGTGCCCATACCTGCCGCTGGAACTACAACCGTGGTGATTCCGCGGGCGGAATCTTCGCGTTCTATAGCCATGCACAATAGCGTACAACGCCACATTATTTTCCCGTGCACCGCTACGCCGCAGGGCTATGATTAATTTATGACCTCTTCCATCACCGCCAAAAACGAGCTGCGCGCCCGCTTGGTCCAGGCCCGCCGCGAACTTTCTTCCGAGGACCACGATGCTTTTACCGCCGCTGTGCGCGAGCACCTAGAATCCGAGCTCACTGAGTCTATGACCGTTGCCGCTTATTGGCCACTGGGCTCTGAGCCCGGTGGTGCGGACTTTGTGCCGTGGCTAAAGGAGCATGTCTCTCGCGTTCTACTTCCTATCTCTGGAGAGAATGGCACACTGACCTTTGCTGAATACCGCGGCAAGGATGCAATGCACGAAAGCGCAATGGGCTTGAATGAGCCGCAAGGCCCAAGTTTCGATAGCAGTGTGCTGGCCGAATGCGACCTCGTATTGGCCCCAGCCATGGCCGTTGACGCCAAGGGCAACCGCATGGGCAAGGGAGGCGGTTACTATGACCGCGCGCTA from Corynebacterium tuberculostearicum includes the following:
- the sepX gene encoding divisome protein SepX/GlpR produces the protein MSTAVPVIAIIVVWLFVLAPWLMGRNNRPMSHTGEAFEDTRVLFEGDSGKVAGRRRPRLRADDVHRRDDVDETDYEMVEAADVDDADTATEPAQAPSRSVTIAGAARRAKSQPFGTGSSAVPNTSAVADEEASPADADTIDGELVEEATSTESDSAPESQGAAIPASQHANAEEFAGTTDADDADDVLLEDDEDDAVKDDAEDVAADEAEVFSAPAVSTVASDAYDYDETYTSPVDLMYPGAVDKAEAIEADTVDAGATAGEEPAIQEVAGDGDFDEPRADAEADEAGIDTDLSEDEVEFAQSRLGRGGWDPVAEKEKSATRYQRRQRTLLGLAVAVVLTVALGIVAGGWTWWLAAVAGVLTVIYLVALRSQVRQERALQRRRVRHLRRARLGVRNADDEALKIPRNLRRPGAVVVEIDDESPDFVHLPLSYSDGEDGDFDGPHAGPDGYNRRDDLAARRAG
- a CDS encoding GNAT family N-acetyltransferase encodes the protein MLDPFGTAADKFRHPATGPADDMHPGWPEATPFVQLPSSAVFPSGARMRLRPLLRSDGHAWRRQRIEDEEFLRPVEPTQTMPWDAAHSQQAWWNHLMYLRTAAREALVVPLVIEVEGQFVGQVTLGNIQHGSIRDCWIGYWVHSAVQGAGVATAATALGVDHAFGRVGLHRVTATYLEHNPASGRVLATNGFRHEGYLRRNLHINGAWQDHHYVALVREDYASSAVERLRQAGRLA
- the glp gene encoding molybdotransferase-like divisome protein Glp, whose amino-acid sequence is MRSVDDQLALVTDAATTPEPVRIGISNALGLMCAEEVQANQPLPGFPQAAIDGYAVRAVDIGGERGLRVRLPKGQEEQRAQGEEDAEPQRPEVERSLPVVGEVPAGSKQPLRLQPKQAVRVYTGAPLPTLADAVLPLEWTDRGRKRVTAHRPVRSGDFVRRVGDDIQPGDVAVSSGTVLGPAQIGLLAAVGRSKVLVYPRPRITIISFGRELVDLDQEPALGQVFDVNSYSLAAAAREAGAEVHRVGIAEGEPRRIREALEKHIARSEVLVISGAVGGAGAEAIREILDDVGDIDTSRVAMHPGSVQGFGLVGEERIPTFLLPSNPVSALVVFEVYIRPLIRLALGKRNAHRRVVRARALNHIDSRPGRRGFIRARLMRDAETADYLVEGLGGAAGAPAHLLAGLSEANAMIRVPEEVTEIRPGDVVDVLFLTQRS
- a CDS encoding UTP--glucose-1-phosphate uridylyltransferase, producing the protein MAIEREDSARGITTVVVPAAGMGTRFLPATKTVPKELLPVVDTPGIELIAEEAASVGARRLAVITAPDKQEVMRHFEAFPELVETLESRGKNEQVAKVKRANQLIHPVAVEQEKPLGLGHAVGLAEEVLGEDEDSFAVMLPDDIVLPATVMADMARVRAALGGSVLCAFEVPREQTYNYGVFDVEDTDAPGVKKVVGMVEKPAVEDAPSNLVATGRYLLDRKIFAALRRIKPGKGGELQLTDAIELLIEEGEPVHVVVHQGKRHDLGNPGGYIPANVDFGLRDEKYGPALYKAIKQIMAEYEEEHGLA
- a CDS encoding 5-formyltetrahydrofolate cyclo-ligase, whose amino-acid sequence is MTSSITAKNELRARLVQARRELSSEDHDAFTAAVREHLESELTESMTVAAYWPLGSEPGGADFVPWLKEHVSRVLLPISGENGTLTFAEYRGKDAMHESAMGLNEPQGPSFDSSVLAECDLVLAPAMAVDAKGNRMGKGGGYYDRALEPLPHGKPPVFAMVYPTEFVDEIPTEDHDRKVDAAVTAEGITRF